A window of Pomacea canaliculata isolate SZHN2017 linkage group LG3, ASM307304v1, whole genome shotgun sequence contains these coding sequences:
- the LOC112560577 gene encoding LOW QUALITY PROTEIN: myotubularin-related protein 2-like (The sequence of the model RefSeq protein was modified relative to this genomic sequence to represent the inferred CDS: deleted 1 base in 1 codon): MDRKQHQNVQESGTSSTAQKVGSTDSLSAPEMGVGSLLESLSVSSKGSNGSPSKSLCSSASTSSENVENMEMKENTKQGLADEIPLLEGESVKGIDPDVTYLCPYGVPIRGTLTVTNYKLYFRSQDREHPLILDVPLGVCSRVEKIGGSTSKGENSYGIDIHCKDFRHLRFAHKQENHSRRQIFEKIQQYAFPITYKKPFFAFEFQGKYDVEDGWRIYDPIVEYKRQGLPTESWRITRINENYEISDSYPAILAVPTAASDDDLRHISDFRTRSRFPVLSWIHPESQATITRSSQPMVGVAGKHNKEDERYIQMIMDANAQSHKLYIMDARPFVNAVANRARGGGFESEDSYQNAELIFLDIHNIHVMRESSRKLKEECFPAIDETHWLSKIEATHWLEHIKVILAGAVRVADKVESNKTSVLVHCSDGWDRTAQLTSLAMLMLDPYYRTIRGFEVLVEKEWISFGHKFKQRVGHGEDKHSDDNRSPVFLQFIDCVWQMTKQFPNAFEFNEHFLITILDHLYSCLFGTFLYNCEMQRVKEKVSERTVSLWSFINCQMEEFTNPLYAAYVHAHVLLPVTSLRRIHLWTGYYCRWNPRMRPQEPIHYGIKELLVLKAQLQKRVEELQRELASKQARAKLQPSPPRMSVSSEHMKSFTFLWIIWSSIWTTNEFCSFVRNPSINFEKVEKKNSILPGCKDWNICHFWSHVNEV, translated from the exons ATGGATAGAAAACAACACCAGAATGTTCAAGAGAGCGGTACTTCGTCTACAGCACAAAAAGTGGGGAGTACCGATTCTCTTTCTGCCCCTGAGATGGGGGTTGGGTCACTCCTTGAGTCGCTAAGCGTTAGTTCAAAAGGAAGCAATGGATCACCATCAAAATCACTTTGCTCTTCGGCATCCACGTCATCAGAAAATGTTgagaacatggagatgaag gaaaatacaaaacaagGCTTGGCAGATGAAATACCCCTTTTGGAAGGAGAATCAGTTAAAGGCATAG ATCCAGATGTGACATATCTGTGCCCTTATGGTGTTCCTATTCGAGGGACATTGACTGTTACAAACTACAAACTTTACTTCCGAAGTCAGGATCGA GAGCACCCATTGATTCTGGATGTACCTCTGGGTGTGTGTAGTCGTGTGGAAAAAATAGGAGGCTCTACCAGCAAAGGAGAGAACTCTTATGGCATAGATATTCATTGCAAG gacTTTCGCCATCTTCGATTTGCTCATAAGCAAGAGAACCATTCAAGGCggcaaatttttgaaaaaattcaaCAGTATGCTTTTCCAATTACCTACAAAAAG CCATTTTTTGCATTTGAGTTTCAAGGAAAATATGATGTAGAAGATGGCTGGCGAATTTATGATCCTATTGTGGAGTACAAACGTCAG GGTTTGCCAACTGAAAGCTGGAGAATTACACGTATCAATGAAAACTATGAAATATCAGATTCTTACCCAGCAATA CTTGCAGTGCCTACAGCAGCCAGTGATGATGATCTTAGACATATATCTGACTTCAGAACTAGAAGCAGATTTCCA gttCTGTcttggatccacccagagtcACAGGCAACAATTACCCGATCCTCGCAGCCTATGGTAGGTGTGGCAGGCAAGCATAACAAAGAAGATGAACGGTACATCCAGATGATAATGGATGCCAATGCTCAGTCACACAAGTTGTACATTATGGATGCCAGACCATTTGTCAATGCTGTTGCCAACAGG GCAAGAGGGGGAGGATTTGAGAGCGAAGATTCATATCAAAATGCAGAACTGATTTTCCTAGACATTCACAACATTCATGTCATGCGGGAGAG CTCCCGTAAGCTGAAGGAGGAATGCTTCCCTGCCATTGATGAGACTCACTGGCTGTCCAAAATTGAGGCCACTCACTGGCTTGAGCATATCAAG GTGATCTTAGCAGGTGCAGTGCGTGTAGCTGACAAAGTAGAGAGTAACAAGACATCTGTTCTCGTACACTGTAGTGATGGCTGGGACAGGACAGCGCAa CTGACATCACTGGCCATGCTGATGCTGGATCCCTACTACCGCACCATCCGTGGTTTTGAGGTACTGGTGGAGAAGGAGTGGATCAGCTTTGGACACAAGTTCAAGCAA AGAGTGGGACATGGTGAAGACAAGCATTCTGATGACAACCGCTCCCCAGTCTTCCTGCAGTTTATTGACTGTGTGTGGCAGATGACCAAACAG tttccAAATGCCTTCGAGTTCAATGAACACTTTCTGATTACTATCTTGGATCACCTGTATAGCTGTCTATTTGGTACTTTTCTCTACAACTGTGAAATGCAGCGAGTCAAAGAG AAAGTCAGTGAAAGGACAGTATCATTGTGGTCATTCATCAACTGCCAAATGGAGGAGTTTACCAACCCACTATATGCAGCTTATGTCCATGCACATGTGTTGCTCCCAGTAACTAGTCTGAGGCGCATTCACCTGTGGACTGGTTACTACTGTCGATGGAATCCACGAATGCGGCCACAG GAACCTATCCAT TACGGAATCAAGGAGCTGTTGGTGCTGAAAGCACAGCTACAAAAGCGAGTGGAAGAGCTACAGAGAGAACTAGCCTCCAAGCAGGCTCGCGCCAAACTACAACCTTCCCCTCCACGCATGTCCGTCTCCAGTGAACATATGAAAAGCTTTACTTTTCTCTGGATTATTTGGAGTAGCATTTGGACCACAAATGAATTTTGCTCCTTTGTCCGTAACCCATCCATCAATTTTgaaaaggtggaaaaaaaaaacagtatatTACCTGGATGTAAAGACTggaatatttgtcatttttggtCACATGTGAATGAAGTATAG